The following coding sequences are from one Saccopteryx bilineata isolate mSacBil1 chromosome 3, mSacBil1_pri_phased_curated, whole genome shotgun sequence window:
- the PIK3CD gene encoding phosphatidylinositol 4,5-bisphosphate 3-kinase catalytic subunit delta isoform — MPPGVDCPMEFWTNEENQNVAVDFLLPTGVYLNFPVSRNANLSTIKKVLWHRAQYEPLFHMLSDPEAYVFTCVNQTAEQQELEDEQRRLCDIQPFLPVLRLVAREGDRVKKLINSQISLLIGKGLHEFDSLRDPEVNDFRTKMRQFCEEAAARRQQLGWEAWLQYSFPLQLEPSARSWGPGTLRVPNRALLVNVKFEGSEESFTFQVSTKDAPLALMASALRKKATVFRQPLVEQPEDYTLQVNGKQEYLYGSYPLCQFQYICSCLHSGLTPHLTMVHSSSILAMRDEQSNPTPQVQKPRTKPPPIPMKKPSSVSLWSLEQPFCIELIQGSKVNADERMKLVVQAGLFHGNETLCKTVSSSEVSVCSEPVWKQRLEFDINVCDLPRMARLCFALYAVIEKAKKARSTKKKSKKADCPIAWANLTLFDYKDQLKTGECCLYMWPSVPDEKGELLNPTGTVRSNPNTESAAALVICLPEVAPHPVYYPALDKILELGRHGEHGRPTEEEQLQLREILERRGSGELYEHEKDLVWKMRHEVQERFPEALARLLLVTKWNKHEDVAQMLYLLCSWPELPVLSALELLDSSFPDRHVGSFAIKSLRKLTDDELFQYLLQLVQVLKYESYLDCELTKFLLDRALANRKIGHFLFWHLRSEMHVPSVALRFGLIMEAYCRGSTHHMKVLMKQGEALSKLKALNDFVKASSQKNPKPQTKELMHLCMRQETYLEALSHLQSPLDPSILLAEVCVEQCTFMDSKMKPLWVMYSSAEAGSEGSVGIIFKNGDDLRQDMLTLQMIQLMDILWKQEGLDLRMTPYGCLSTGDRTGLIEVVLHSDTIANIQLNKSNMAATAAFNKDALLNWLKSKNPGEALDRAIEEFTLSCAGYCVATYVLGIGDRHSDNIMIRENGQLFHIDFGHFLGNFKTKFGINRERVPFILTYDFVHVIQQGKTNNNEKFERFRGYCERAYTILRRHGLLFLHLFALMRAAGLPELSCSKDIQYLKDSLALGKTEEEALKHFRVKFNEALRESWKTKVNWLAHNVSKDNRQ; from the exons ATGCCCCCGGGGGTGGACTGCCCCATGGAATTCTGGACCAACGAGGAGAATCAGAACGTGGCCGTTGACTTCTTGCTGCCCACTGGGGTCTATTTGAACTTCCCCGTGTCCCGAAATGCCAACCTCAGCACCATCAAGAAG GTGTTGTGGCACCGAGCCCAGTATGAGCCGCTCTTCCACATGCTCAGCGACCCGGAGGCCTATGTGTTCACCTGCGTCAACCAGACTGCGGagcagcaggagctggaggaCGAGCAGCGGCGGCTGTGTGACATCCAGCCCTTCCTGCCGGTCCTGCGCCTGGTGGCCCGCGAAGGGGACAGGGTGAAGAAGCTCATCAACTCACAGATCAGCCTCCTCATTGGCAAAG GCCTGCACGAGTTTGATTCCTTGCGCGACCCAGAAGTGAATGACTTCCGAACCAAGATGCGCCAGTTCTGCGAGGAGGCGGCTGCCCGCCGGCAGCAGCTGGGCTGGGAGGCCTGGCTGCAGTACAGCTTCCCGCTGCAGCTGGAGCCCTCGGCGCGGAGCTGGGGGCCCGGTACCCTGCGGGTCCCCAACCGGGCCCTCCTGGTCAACGTCAAGTTCGAGGGCAGTGAG gaGAGCTTCACCTTCCAGGTCTCCACCAAGGACGCGCCCCTGGCGCTGATGGCTTCTGCCCTCCGGAAGAAGGCCACAGTGTTCCGGCAGCCCCTGGTGGAGCAGCCCGAGGACTACACCCTGCAGGTGAACGGGAAGCAGGAGTACCTGTATGGCAGCTACCCCCTCTGCCAGTTCCAG TACATCTGCAGCTGCCTGCACAGCGGGCTGACCCCCCACCTGACCATGGTACACTCCTCCTCCATCCTTGCCATGCGGGATGAACAGAGCAACCCTACCCCCCAAGTCCAAAAGCCACGCACCAAACCGCCCCCTATTCCTATGAAGAAG CCCTCCTCTGTGTCACTGTGGTCCCTGGAGCAGCCCTTCTGCATCGAGCTGATCCAGGGTAGCAAAGTGAATGCTGACGAGCGGATGAAG CTGGTGGTGCAGGCCGGGCTCTTCCATGGCAACGAGACGCTGTGCAAGACAGTGTCGAGCTCAGAGGTGAGCGTGTGCTCGGAGCCCGTGTGGAAGCAGCGGCTGGAGTTCGACATCAACGTCTGTGACCTGCCGCGCATGGCCCGCCTCTGCTTCGCGCTGTACGCCGTGATCGAGAAGGCCAAGAAGGCTCGCTCCACCAAGAAGAAGTCCAAGAAGGCG GACTGCCCAATTGCCTGGGCCAACCTCACCCTTTTTGACTACAAGGACCAGCTTAAGACTGGCGAATGCTGTCTCTACATGTGGCCCTCCGTCCCAG ACGAGAAAGGGGAGCTTCTGAACCCCACGGGAACCGTGCGCAGCAACCCCAATACCGAGAGCGCTGCCGCTCTGGTCATCTGCCTCCCGGAAGTGGCCCCCCACCCAGTGTACTACCCTGCCCTGGACAAG ATCCTGGAGCTGGGGCGGCATGGGGAGCACGGGCGGCCCACGGAGGAGGAG CAGCTGCAGCTTCGGGAGATCCTGGAGCGGCGTGGGTCTGGGGAGCTGTACGAGCATGAGAAGGACCTGGTGTGGAAGATGCGCCATGAGGTCCAGGAGCGCTTCCCTGAGGCCCTGGCCCGGCTGCTGCTGGTCACCAAGTGGAACAAGCATGAGGACGTGGCCCAG ATGCTCTACTTACTGTGCTCCTGGCCGGAGCTGCCCGTCCTGAGTGCCTTGGAGCTGCTGGACTCCAGCTTCCCCGACCGCCACGTGGGCTCCTTTGCCATCAAGTCCCTGCGGAAACTGAC GGACGATGAGCTTTTCCAGTACCTGCTGCAGCTGGTGCAGGTGCTCAAGTACGAGTCCTACCTCGACTGCGAGCTGACCAAGTTCCTGCTGGACCGGGCCCTGGCCAACCGCAAGATCGGCCACTTCCTCTTCTGGCACCTTCG CTCTGAGATGCACGTGCCGTCGGTGGCCCTGCGCTTCGGCCTCATCATGGAGGCCTACTGCAGGGGCAGCACCCACCACATGAAGGTGCTGATGAAGCAG GGGGAGGCACTGAGCAAACTGAAGGCCCTGAATGACTTCGTCAAAGCGAGCTCTCAGAAGAACCCCAAGCCCCAGACCAAGGAGCTGATGCACCTGTGCATGCGTCAGGAGACCTACCTCGAGGCCCTCTCCCACCTGCAGTCCCCGCTCGACCCCAGCATCCTGCTGGCTGAAGTCTG TGTGGAGCAGTGCACCTTCATGGACTCCAAGATGAAGCCGCTCTGGGTCATGTACAGCAGCGCGGAGGCGGGCAGCGAGGGCAGCGTGGGCATCATCTTTAAGAATGGGGATG ACCTCCGCCAGGACATGCTGACTCTGCAGATGATCCAGCTCATGGATATTCTGTGGAAGCAGGAAGGGCTGGACCTGAG GATGACCCCCTATGGCTGCCTCTCCACCGGGGACCGCACAGGCCTCATTGAGGTGGTGCTTCACTCGGACACCATTGCCAACATCCAGCTAAACAAGAGTAACATGGCGGCCACGGCCGCGTTCAACAAGGACGCCCTGCTCAACTGGCTCAAGTCCAAGAACCCTGG ggAGGCCCTGGATAGAGCCATCGAGGAGTTTACGCTCTCCTGCGCCGGCTACTGTGTGGCCACCTACGTGCTGGGCATCGGCGATCGGCACAGCGACAACATCATGATCCGCGAGAACGGGCAG CTGTTCCACATTGACTTTGGTCACTTTCTGGGGAATTTCAAGACCAAGTTTGGAATCAACCGTGAGCGGGTCCCATTCATCCTCACCTATGACTTTGTCCATGTGATTCAGCAGGGGAAGACTAATAATAATGAGAAATTTGAAAG GTTCCGCGGCTACTGTGAGAGAGCCTACACCATCCTCAGGCGGCACGGGCTTCTCTTCCTACACCTGTTTGCCCTGATGCGGGCAGCAGGCCTGCCTGAGCTCAGCTGCTCCAAAGACATCCAGTATCTCAAG GACTCGCTGGCGCTGGGGAAGACCGAGGAGGAGGCACTGAAGCACTTCCGCGTGAAGTTCAACGAGGCTCTGCGGGAGAGCTGGAAAACCAAAGTCAACTGGCTGGCCCACAACGTGTCCAAAGACAACAGGCAATAG